The following coding sequences are from one Achromobacter sp. B7 window:
- a CDS encoding spermidine synthase has protein sequence MNKSNFPSELDQPTLSELDGVRYLHFNTPWVQGAMHVKRPAELVLEYTAQMMAWLLFLEPPKEESIGMLGLGAGSLARFCVKHTRSPLLAVEWNPRVTAACHMFFRLPGSNRLLVEHADAGQWVADPANAGRCPVLMVDLYDASAEGPVRDSVKFYRDCRRVLGEVGVVAVNLFGRHESFGKNIDNLSKAFDDRVVLLPEVDAGNQIVLAFSGPRLAVTPADLLARAEVVESKYGLPARRWARSLTRHAVDGVLHF, from the coding sequence ATGAATAAATCGAACTTCCCCTCTGAACTGGACCAGCCGACCCTGTCCGAGCTGGATGGCGTGCGTTATCTGCACTTCAACACCCCGTGGGTCCAGGGTGCGATGCACGTCAAGCGTCCGGCTGAACTGGTGCTGGAATACACCGCGCAGATGATGGCCTGGCTGCTGTTCCTGGAACCGCCCAAGGAAGAGTCCATCGGCATGTTGGGCCTGGGCGCGGGGTCGCTGGCGCGCTTTTGCGTCAAGCACACGCGTAGCCCGCTGCTGGCCGTGGAATGGAACCCGCGCGTAACCGCCGCCTGCCATATGTTCTTCCGCCTGCCGGGCTCGAACCGGCTGCTGGTCGAACACGCGGACGCCGGCCAGTGGGTGGCCGACCCCGCCAATGCCGGGCGTTGCCCGGTGTTGATGGTCGACCTGTACGACGCCTCGGCCGAAGGCCCCGTGCGCGACAGCGTGAAGTTCTACCGCGACTGCCGCCGCGTGCTGGGCGAGGTCGGCGTGGTGGCCGTCAACCTGTTCGGCCGCCACGAAAGCTTCGGCAAGAACATCGACAACCTGTCCAAGGCCTTCGACGACCGCGTGGTGTTGCTGCCCGAGGTGGACGCCGGCAACCAGATCGTGCTGGCCTTCTCCGGCCCGCGCCTGGCAGTGACGCCCGCCGATCTGCTGGCGCGGGCCGAAGTCGTGGAATCCAAATACGGCCTGCCGGCCCGCCGTTGGGCCCGATCGCTGACGCGCCACGCCGTGGACGGGGTTCTGCACTTCTGA
- a CDS encoding acyl-CoA dehydrogenase family protein, with amino-acid sequence MTFSLNEDQRMLQESAARFLADRHPPRVARAAATQPAADRLALWQDLCEQGWPALLAPAEQDGLGLGLADAWVVAEAAGRHLLSLPLVANLVLLPTLCKAGLPEPAATWARQMMQGQRYFADVTLRPDGSAFVEGAGQGVSGLAVHCPAPGVLRLEHHAPVAGRAGLDPTMPVASVASPDIAEAVDVRLDAGQWRRVKTRLTLLRSAELLGAASAALDMAAAYARERRQFDRAIGANQAIKHRLADDWMALDDARLAGRAAAATHDADAPSAERDSLYVPLLAVEAGRRAAQNAIQVHGAMGITWECDAHLYLKRVLRLAASLHADASCTQWLERIWEGAAEENADLP; translated from the coding sequence ATGACTTTTTCCTTGAACGAAGACCAGCGCATGCTGCAAGAATCGGCCGCGCGCTTTCTGGCGGATCGCCATCCGCCCCGCGTGGCGCGCGCCGCCGCGACGCAGCCGGCCGCCGATCGGCTGGCGCTGTGGCAAGACCTGTGCGAACAAGGCTGGCCCGCACTGCTGGCGCCCGCTGAACAAGACGGCCTGGGCCTGGGGCTGGCCGACGCCTGGGTGGTGGCCGAAGCGGCAGGGCGTCATCTGCTTAGCCTGCCGCTGGTGGCAAACCTGGTGCTGCTGCCAACCCTGTGCAAGGCGGGCTTGCCCGAGCCGGCGGCAACCTGGGCGCGCCAGATGATGCAGGGCCAGCGATATTTCGCGGATGTGACGCTGCGCCCGGACGGGTCTGCGTTTGTGGAAGGCGCAGGCCAGGGCGTGTCCGGCTTGGCGGTGCATTGCCCCGCGCCGGGCGTGTTGCGGCTGGAACACCACGCGCCCGTGGCGGGCAGGGCAGGGCTGGACCCGACGATGCCCGTCGCAAGCGTGGCGAGTCCTGACATAGCGGAAGCCGTGGATGTGCGGTTGGACGCCGGCCAGTGGCGGCGCGTGAAGACGCGGCTGACCTTGCTGCGGTCGGCCGAGCTGCTGGGCGCGGCAAGTGCCGCGCTGGACATGGCGGCGGCGTATGCCCGCGAACGGCGGCAGTTTGACCGCGCCATCGGCGCCAACCAGGCCATCAAGCACCGCTTGGCGGACGACTGGATGGCGCTGGACGATGCGCGTCTGGCCGGTCGAGCCGCCGCCGCCACGCACGATGCCGACGCGCCCTCGGCCGAACGCGACAGCCTTTACGTGCCGCTGCTGGCGGTGGAAGCGGGCCGGCGCGCGGCCCAGAACGCCATCCAGGTGCATGGCGCCATGGGGATCACCTGGGAATGCGATGCGCACTTGTATCTGAAGCGGGTGTTGCGCTTGGCGGCAAGCCTGCATGCGGACGCATCTTGCACCCAGTGGCTGGAGCGCATCTGGGAAGGCGCCGCCGAGGAAAACGCTGATCTGCCTTGA
- a CDS encoding acyl-CoA dehydrogenase family protein: MDRQDNAAARILALDDDAFRPQLRAWLAETYAGFVRGWPGGACPRDLDFRRAWEDTLCGHCWSGLGWPSEYGGHGLPLSRQAVFHEEHARCGAPLGVNLIGHGILAPTLLHFGTDAQKRRFLPGILSNRDVWCQGYSEPGAGSDLASVRTRAEPVAGGYRLNGHKIWTSFADRAQWCFVLARTDANVPKHKGLSFLLVDMRSAGVRVEPIRQITGDAEFCEVFFEDVFVPQDLLLGAENQGWKVAMAAASFERGTYFIPRLVRFAQELQAVRRLALRPDAYGHTPASSADVRHRWARLAADSHVLALKSRRALEGAMRGDPPGPEGSSTKIHWSEAHQRLLELSLQMLGEGACLEGAGHGAGDGKGAGKAGAVCKAGIDAGMDAGIDAGINVRGTAGVEADREAGIRPACNACIEADFNADIDADAATLTHAYLWSRAETILAGTSEIQRNIIAEQMLGLPKA, encoded by the coding sequence ATGGATCGACAGGACAACGCGGCCGCTCGCATCCTGGCTCTGGACGACGACGCCTTTCGCCCGCAATTGCGCGCATGGCTGGCCGAGACCTATGCCGGTTTCGTGCGCGGCTGGCCCGGCGGCGCGTGCCCCCGTGACCTGGACTTTCGCCGGGCGTGGGAAGACACCTTGTGCGGCCACTGCTGGTCCGGCCTGGGTTGGCCCAGCGAATATGGCGGGCACGGCTTGCCGCTATCGCGCCAGGCCGTATTCCATGAAGAGCATGCGCGTTGCGGCGCGCCGTTGGGCGTGAACCTGATCGGCCACGGCATCCTGGCGCCTACGTTGCTGCACTTTGGCACGGACGCACAAAAGCGCCGTTTTTTGCCGGGCATATTGTCCAACCGCGACGTCTGGTGCCAGGGCTATTCGGAACCCGGCGCCGGGTCGGACCTGGCCTCGGTCCGCACGCGCGCCGAGCCGGTGGCGGGCGGGTATCGACTCAATGGGCACAAGATCTGGACGTCGTTCGCCGACCGCGCCCAGTGGTGCTTCGTGCTGGCGCGCACCGATGCCAACGTGCCCAAGCACAAGGGCCTGAGCTTTCTGTTGGTGGACATGCGCAGCGCGGGCGTCCGGGTCGAACCGATCCGCCAGATCACGGGCGACGCGGAATTCTGCGAAGTGTTTTTCGAAGATGTATTCGTGCCGCAAGACCTGTTGCTGGGCGCCGAGAACCAGGGTTGGAAGGTGGCGATGGCCGCCGCCAGTTTCGAACGCGGCACTTACTTCATTCCGCGTCTGGTGCGGTTTGCGCAAGAGCTGCAAGCGGTGCGGCGGCTGGCGCTGCGGCCCGACGCTTACGGGCACACGCCGGCTTCGTCGGCCGACGTGCGCCACCGTTGGGCGCGGCTGGCGGCCGACAGCCACGTGCTGGCGTTGAAGTCGCGGCGCGCGCTGGAAGGCGCCATGCGTGGTGATCCGCCCGGGCCGGAAGGGTCGTCCACCAAGATTCACTGGAGCGAGGCGCACCAGCGCCTGCTGGAGCTGTCCTTGCAGATGCTGGGAGAAGGCGCGTGCCTGGAAGGGGCGGGGCATGGCGCGGGCGACGGCAAGGGAGCCGGCAAGGCGGGCGCGGTCTGCAAGGCGGGTATCGATGCGGGTATGGATGCGGGTATCGATGCGGGTATCAATGTGCGCGGTACTGCCGGTGTTGAGGCCGATAGGGAAGCTGGCATCAGGCCCGCTTGCAACGCTTGTATCGAAGCCGATTTCAACGCCGATATCGACGCGGACGCGGCAACGCTGACGCACGCCTACTTGTGGTCACGCGCCGAAACCATCCTGGCCGGCACCTCCGAGATCCAGCGCAACATCATCGCCGAGCAGATGCTGGGATTGCCTAAAGCCTGA
- a CDS encoding tripartite tricarboxylate transporter substrate binding protein, which translates to MKKRQAIKGLLAGMAFAVAGAATPALAQDAYPSRPVRIVVPFSPGGAADIMSRLLAERLTAKLGQTVIVENKPGGGTMIASDYVARAAPDGYTLLMAASSLGIAPSTYAKVNYDPIKDFTPVSQVASVVHVLEVHPSIPAKNVGELIAYLKANPGKVSYGSVGAGSSTHLEAELFNSMAGVQMAHIPYKGSAPALNDLVAGRIQVMFDAWASSGPFVKDGKLRALAVTTTKPSASVPDLPTVAASGLPGYSAMPWLGLVAPANTPAPIVDKLYTNLAQILQQPDVKAQFVGLGLDIIGSDPKAFAAFIRQDVSTWAKVARDSNIRLE; encoded by the coding sequence ATGAAGAAGAGACAGGCAATCAAAGGGCTGTTGGCCGGCATGGCCTTCGCCGTGGCCGGCGCGGCCACCCCCGCGCTGGCGCAGGACGCGTATCCCAGCCGGCCCGTGCGCATCGTGGTGCCGTTCTCGCCGGGTGGCGCGGCCGACATCATGAGCCGCTTGCTGGCCGAACGGCTGACCGCCAAGCTGGGCCAGACCGTGATCGTAGAGAACAAGCCGGGCGGCGGCACGATGATTGCGTCCGACTACGTGGCGCGCGCGGCGCCCGACGGCTACACGCTGCTGATGGCCGCGTCATCGCTGGGCATCGCGCCCAGCACGTACGCCAAGGTCAACTACGACCCCATCAAGGACTTCACGCCCGTCAGCCAGGTGGCCTCGGTGGTGCATGTGCTTGAAGTGCACCCGTCGATTCCGGCCAAGAACGTGGGCGAACTGATTGCGTATCTGAAGGCCAACCCCGGCAAGGTCAGCTACGGCTCGGTGGGCGCTGGCAGTTCCACGCACCTGGAAGCCGAACTGTTCAACAGCATGGCGGGCGTGCAGATGGCGCATATTCCGTACAAGGGCAGCGCGCCGGCGCTGAACGATCTGGTGGCCGGGCGTATCCAGGTGATGTTCGACGCCTGGGCCTCGTCCGGCCCGTTCGTCAAGGACGGCAAGCTGCGCGCGCTGGCGGTGACGACCACGAAGCCCTCGGCCTCGGTGCCCGACCTGCCGACAGTGGCGGCTTCCGGCCTGCCGGGCTATTCGGCCATGCCGTGGCTGGGACTGGTGGCGCCGGCGAACACGCCGGCTCCGATCGTCGACAAGCTCTATACGAATCTGGCGCAGATCCTGCAACAGCCCGACGTGAAAGCGCAATTCGTGGGGTTGGGGCTGGACATCATCGGCAGCGACCCCAAAGCTTTCGCGGCGTTCATCCGGCAAGACGTGTCGACCTGGGCCAAGGTCGCGCGCGATTCGAATATCCGATTGGAGTAA
- a CDS encoding acetate--CoA ligase family protein, with the protein MRPALDCLLDPRSIAMIGASANAGRIGGMPLELLTRFGYAGGIYPVNPKYQEVFGLRCWPDIEAVPEPVDLAVLAIAAAEVTPMLRRCHARGVRAAIVYAAGFAEAGGEGARLQDELEAFVAQSGMAVAGPNCMGFANLNTQAHTAFASVFKTAPAQTQPGVVSLLTQSGNVCAAVYAIARRLDLPFSHFINTGNEACLDFSQYLEYLAADAHTEIVLGYIEQLRDGERFVRACQALERQGKLLIALKAGNTDKGAAAVRSHTSALAGDKRVYAAAFRQLNVIEATDFAQMAHLASLATLRHRSAGKRVAVLTMSGALGAILADKFIGAGLELPDLPDDLQTVLRGGIPDYGMVGNPVDVTGNVVNDPAFVRTVLQALATTDAIDAVVVYAPGYMLDRMADALAEASRQHQRLFVAIDTGLAQSRAALREAEVAVFEDLGLAVSALAPYLLWCEARGTRRMAAIDNPTDQPINVNAPPVPALPCNEVDARAYVAAFGLPQALAGVARTADDAVAHARQAGYPVALKILSADIAHKTEAGGVALGLADDAAVRAAFDRVLHAASAAQPDARVDGVMVQKMERGVAELIVGATRDPVFGPVLTVGLGGVLTEIYQDTSHRLLPVDEAIAMRMLQELKAYPLLDGYRGKPRADVAAACRAIVAVGNALLAAPAQVAEIEVNPLLIKEAGQGVAVLDALILPATP; encoded by the coding sequence ATGAGGCCCGCGCTGGACTGCCTGCTGGACCCGCGCTCGATTGCCATGATCGGCGCCAGCGCCAACGCCGGCCGCATCGGCGGCATGCCGCTGGAACTGCTGACGCGCTTTGGCTACGCGGGCGGCATCTACCCCGTCAACCCGAAGTACCAGGAAGTGTTCGGCTTACGTTGCTGGCCCGACATTGAAGCCGTGCCCGAACCCGTGGACCTGGCCGTGCTGGCGATTGCCGCCGCCGAGGTCACGCCCATGCTGCGCCGTTGCCACGCCCGGGGCGTGCGCGCGGCCATCGTGTATGCGGCGGGTTTTGCGGAGGCGGGCGGCGAGGGCGCGCGCCTGCAAGACGAGCTGGAAGCGTTCGTGGCGCAAAGCGGCATGGCCGTGGCGGGCCCGAACTGCATGGGGTTTGCCAACTTGAACACGCAGGCGCACACCGCCTTTGCCTCGGTATTCAAGACGGCGCCCGCGCAAACGCAGCCGGGCGTGGTCAGCCTGCTGACGCAAAGCGGCAATGTGTGCGCGGCGGTGTACGCCATCGCGCGTCGGCTTGACCTGCCGTTTTCGCACTTCATCAATACCGGCAACGAGGCCTGCCTGGATTTCTCGCAATACCTGGAATATCTGGCGGCAGACGCCCACACCGAGATTGTGCTGGGCTACATCGAACAACTGCGCGATGGCGAACGCTTCGTGCGGGCCTGCCAGGCGCTGGAACGCCAGGGCAAGTTGTTGATTGCGTTGAAGGCCGGCAACACCGATAAAGGCGCGGCGGCGGTGCGTTCGCACACGTCGGCGCTGGCGGGCGACAAGCGCGTTTACGCGGCGGCGTTTCGCCAATTGAACGTGATCGAAGCCACCGACTTTGCACAGATGGCGCACCTGGCCAGCTTGGCCACGCTGCGCCATCGCAGCGCCGGCAAGCGCGTGGCGGTGCTGACGATGTCGGGGGCGCTGGGCGCCATCCTGGCCGACAAGTTCATCGGCGCGGGGCTGGAACTGCCGGATCTGCCCGACGACCTGCAAACCGTGCTGCGCGGCGGCATTCCGGACTACGGCATGGTTGGCAATCCGGTGGACGTGACCGGCAACGTGGTCAACGATCCGGCGTTTGTGCGCACGGTGTTGCAAGCCCTGGCCACCACCGACGCCATCGACGCCGTGGTGGTCTACGCGCCCGGCTACATGCTGGATCGCATGGCCGACGCGCTGGCCGAGGCATCGCGCCAGCATCAGCGCTTGTTCGTCGCCATCGACACCGGCCTGGCGCAAAGCCGTGCTGCCTTGCGCGAGGCCGAGGTCGCGGTGTTTGAAGACCTGGGACTAGCCGTGTCCGCGCTGGCGCCGTATCTGTTGTGGTGCGAGGCACGCGGCACGCGGCGGATGGCGGCGATCGACAACCCCACCGACCAACCCATCAACGTCAACGCCCCGCCCGTGCCGGCGCTGCCCTGCAACGAAGTGGACGCGCGCGCCTACGTCGCCGCCTTCGGGCTGCCGCAAGCGCTTGCCGGCGTGGCGCGCACGGCGGATGACGCGGTGGCCCACGCGCGCCAGGCAGGCTATCCCGTGGCGCTGAAAATACTTAGCGCCGACATCGCGCACAAGACCGAGGCCGGCGGCGTAGCGCTGGGGCTGGCCGACGACGCCGCCGTCCGCGCTGCGTTCGACCGCGTGCTGCACGCAGCGTCGGCCGCGCAACCCGACGCGCGCGTCGATGGCGTGATGGTGCAGAAGATGGAACGCGGGGTGGCGGAGCTGATCGTGGGCGCCACGCGCGACCCCGTCTTTGGCCCCGTGCTGACGGTGGGCCTGGGCGGCGTGCTGACCGAGATCTATCAAGACACCAGCCACCGTCTGCTGCCCGTGGACGAGGCCATCGCCATGCGGATGCTGCAAGAACTGAAGGCGTACCCCTTGCTGGACGGCTACCGGGGCAAGCCGCGCGCGGACGTGGCGGCGGCCTGCCGGGCGATTGTCGCCGTGGGCAACGCGCTGTTGGCCGCGCCCGCGCAGGTGGCCGAAATCGAAGTCAATCCCTTGCTGATCAAAGAGGCGGGACAAGGCGTTGCCGTACTGGACGCGTTGATCCTGCCCGCAACCCCGTAG
- a CDS encoding enoyl-CoA hydratase encodes MEYATLAVEHHDSICRISLARESARNAQSQQMLDELDDALTRAEQDDAVRVVVLAGRGAHFSAGHDLKEAQAKRADFTVEERWEYESRRYYGYCLRIWDFPKPTIAQVQGACVAGGFMIANMCDLVVCADTAYFSDPVGHTLAAAATEVLIHPWVMGLRKAKEMLYTGEKVDAAEALRIGMVNRVVPESELDEATLTLARRIAQAPPFGLRLIKRSLNRTADAQGFRTALSAHFDTHQLSHLSEEFQAVRERGLAQAIQRNKKGETA; translated from the coding sequence ATGGAATACGCCACCCTGGCCGTCGAGCACCACGACTCGATCTGCCGCATCAGCCTGGCGCGCGAATCGGCGCGCAATGCCCAAAGCCAGCAAATGCTGGATGAACTGGACGACGCCCTGACCCGGGCCGAACAAGACGACGCCGTGCGCGTCGTGGTGCTGGCCGGACGCGGCGCGCATTTTTCGGCGGGGCACGACCTGAAAGAAGCGCAAGCCAAGCGCGCCGACTTCACCGTGGAAGAACGCTGGGAATACGAGTCGCGCCGCTACTACGGCTATTGCCTGCGCATTTGGGATTTCCCGAAACCCACCATCGCGCAGGTGCAGGGCGCGTGCGTGGCGGGCGGCTTCATGATCGCCAACATGTGCGACCTGGTCGTGTGCGCCGACACCGCGTACTTTTCGGACCCCGTCGGCCACACGCTGGCCGCCGCCGCCACCGAAGTGCTGATCCACCCCTGGGTGATGGGCCTGCGCAAAGCCAAGGAAATGCTCTACACCGGCGAAAAAGTCGACGCGGCCGAGGCGCTGCGTATCGGCATGGTGAACCGCGTGGTGCCCGAGTCCGAGCTGGACGAGGCCACGCTGACGCTGGCCCGGCGCATTGCCCAGGCGCCGCCGTTCGGGCTGCGCCTGATCAAGCGCTCGTTGAACCGCACGGCCGATGCGCAGGGCTTTCGCACGGCCTTGTCGGCGCATTTCGACACGCACCAGCTGTCGCACCTTAGTGAAGAATTCCAGGCCGTTCGCGAACGCGGCCTGGCCCAGGCCATCCAGCGCAACAAGAAGGGCGAAACGGCATGA
- a CDS encoding IclR family transcriptional regulator has product MNKTMATGGTQSMRRALGLLRVLAQHQEDGIDLQGVMSATGLERSTAHRLLSCLLEEQFAERDARTRRYRLGVDSMQLGFAALRRTPLLDALRPFAQKLARLSGDTVFLVIRQGDYALCLLREAGSFPVKVFTIDQGERRLLGVGAGGLALMASLPDEEIAALYARHAASYAQIGVSSAALMKAVKQTRATGHSEIVDTITPGVSGVGVAFPVSELTWVAFSFGAISSRLDAPRRAEMGELLRAECQAWAAGYLGQA; this is encoded by the coding sequence ATGAACAAGACGATGGCTACCGGCGGCACCCAAAGCATGCGGCGCGCGCTGGGCCTGCTACGCGTGCTGGCGCAGCATCAGGAAGACGGCATCGACCTGCAAGGCGTGATGAGCGCGACGGGGCTGGAACGGTCCACCGCCCACCGCCTGTTGAGCTGCCTGCTGGAAGAGCAATTCGCCGAACGCGACGCACGCACGCGGCGTTATCGCCTGGGCGTGGACTCGATGCAGCTGGGGTTCGCGGCGTTGCGACGCACGCCCTTGCTGGATGCGCTGCGCCCTTTCGCGCAGAAGCTGGCCCGATTGTCGGGCGACACCGTGTTCCTGGTGATCCGCCAGGGGGATTACGCCTTGTGCCTGCTGCGTGAGGCGGGCTCGTTTCCGGTCAAGGTGTTCACCATCGACCAAGGCGAACGGCGGCTGCTGGGCGTGGGCGCGGGCGGGCTGGCGTTGATGGCGAGTTTGCCGGACGAAGAAATCGCGGCGCTGTATGCGCGGCACGCGGCCAGCTACGCGCAGATTGGCGTCTCAAGCGCGGCGTTGATGAAGGCCGTCAAGCAGACGCGCGCCACGGGGCATTCTGAAATCGTGGATACGATCACGCCGGGCGTCTCGGGCGTGGGCGTCGCGTTTCCGGTATCGGAGTTGACGTGGGTGGCGTTCAGCTTCGGCGCCATCAGCAGCCGGCTGGATGCGCCGCGCCGCGCCGAGATGGGCGAGCTGCTGCGGGCCGAGTGCCAGGCCTGGGCGGCGGGCTATCTGGGCCAGGCATGA
- the bktB gene encoding beta-ketothiolase BktB, translating into MNEVIVASAVRTAIGDFGGALKDVPPCDLGATVIRAALERAAVKGEEVGHVAVGHVINTEPRDMYLSRVAAMNAGIAKETPAFNVNRLCGSGLQAIVSAAQTIMLGDADIAIGAGAESMSRAPYIVPSQRWGARMGDSVMLDMMTGALSDPFGRMHMGVTAENVAAKFNISRQDQDALAAESHRRAAAAIDAGYFRDQIVPVVQKTRKGEVVFDTDEHVRRDVTADTMAGLKPVFQKENGTVTAGNASGLNDGAGAVVLMNASVAAKRGIKPLARLVAYAHAGVDPNIMGIGPVPATQAALKRAGLTVDQLDVIEANEAFAAQACAVARELKLDPAKVNPNGSGIGLGHPIGATGAIITVKALHELQRVGGRYALVTMCIGGGQGIAAIFERI; encoded by the coding sequence ATGAATGAAGTTATCGTCGCATCCGCCGTGCGCACCGCCATCGGCGATTTTGGCGGCGCGCTGAAAGACGTGCCGCCCTGCGACCTGGGCGCCACGGTTATCCGGGCCGCGCTGGAACGCGCCGCCGTCAAGGGCGAAGAAGTCGGCCACGTTGCGGTGGGCCACGTCATCAACACCGAACCCCGCGACATGTACCTGTCGCGCGTGGCGGCCATGAACGCCGGCATCGCCAAGGAAACCCCTGCCTTCAACGTCAACCGCCTGTGCGGTTCGGGCTTGCAGGCCATCGTGTCGGCCGCGCAGACCATCATGCTGGGCGATGCCGATATCGCCATCGGCGCGGGCGCCGAAAGCATGAGCCGCGCCCCATACATCGTGCCCTCGCAACGCTGGGGCGCGCGCATGGGCGACAGCGTCATGCTGGACATGATGACCGGCGCCTTGTCCGACCCCTTTGGCCGCATGCACATGGGCGTCACGGCCGAAAACGTGGCGGCCAAATTCAACATCAGCCGCCAGGACCAGGACGCGCTGGCGGCCGAATCGCATCGCCGCGCCGCCGCCGCCATTGACGCTGGCTACTTCCGCGACCAGATCGTGCCGGTGGTGCAAAAGACCCGCAAGGGCGAAGTCGTGTTCGACACCGACGAACACGTGCGCCGCGACGTCACCGCCGACACCATGGCGGGGCTCAAGCCGGTGTTTCAGAAAGAGAACGGCACGGTCACGGCGGGCAATGCGTCGGGCCTGAATGACGGCGCGGGCGCCGTGGTGCTGATGAACGCCTCGGTAGCCGCCAAGCGCGGCATCAAGCCGCTTGCGCGCCTGGTCGCCTACGCGCACGCGGGCGTCGACCCCAACATCATGGGCATCGGCCCGGTGCCCGCCACGCAGGCCGCCTTGAAGCGCGCGGGTCTGACGGTGGACCAGTTGGACGTCATCGAAGCCAACGAAGCGTTTGCTGCCCAGGCGTGCGCCGTGGCGCGTGAATTGAAGCTGGACCCCGCCAAGGTCAACCCCAACGGCAGCGGCATCGGGCTGGGCCACCCTATCGGGGCGACGGGCGCGATCATCACCGTCAAGGCCCTGCACGAACTGCAACGCGTGGGCGGCCGCTATGCGCTGGTGACGATGTGCATCGGTGGCGGCCAAGGCATTGCCGCGATCTTCGAACGCATTTAA